The DNA sequence AGAAAATATATAAGAGTAGTCATTTTTACAACTTCTATTGTTAGCTTCTATTCATCATAGTTTAAGGTGTTCATTTAAAGGTAAGAGTTACAAAAAATTATCTCCTTCTACCTAGAAGGTGAAAATAAGATGGTGGCTAGATTAAAAAAGATGATACGTTGCAAGTCATCATGAGAAAGAAAAGGAATAAAAAGCAAATAGAAGATTTAATTTGATTTGATTAGTATTTTACTTAGTTTTCATTTAGAGATACATAAAACCTATCGAAAAGCATAAGATTAAGATAGAATGTAAGCGAATAACTTGTACTGAAATGGGAGAGTTCGAGATGTATTTACACACGAGTCACTGTCACTTAGTCAAAAATAAAAGTCAAAACCTTCTGGTTGATGAGTGGGACCAATTACCCTATCCACTCATTCAACCAGAAGATAATCTCTTATATTTAGAGTGGAGTATTATTTTAGATGAAACTGAAAAACAAGTAGGGACTGTTGCTTTGAAACAATTACCAGATATGGTGACTTTTAAAATGATTTATCATATTGATGGAGAGGAAATAGGATTAGATTTAATGGAGGAACTATTAAAATTACAGATTGATTATTCTTTTAACTCTCTCAAAATTCAACGATTAATGATTCAAGTCCGCGCCATCAACTTTGATATGATTCGTATTCTAAGACGACTCGGGATGCGGTTAGAGGAAAAAACAATGATTCATGATTGTGCTTTAGTCACCTATACATTAACTAATTATCAACAATTACCCATGATGAAAATGCGTTCATCTAGTTTAGTACATAGTCAAGTGCTACAATTTGTTAAAAATGAAGAAGAGATTCGAATTTTAATGCAAACCGGTTTACGTCTTAATCGAAATGCGCCGATTGACTTAATGCGTGATTATCATTATCGTCTTTTTGTTAATGAAGAAACTTTTTTAGATTATTTAAATTGTACCGATTGGATGCATCATTTTGGTGATATAGTGATTGTTAAAAAAACAATTCTTTCAAAGTCTGCTTACTTATTTCAAATACAATTTCAAGATGGAGTGAGATTGGATTTAGAATTTATTTCACTTGTTAATTTATGGGGAGCTGTTTACGAAGAAACATTATGTCGAGTCATTTTAGATAAAGATGGCCTCTTACCTCCTCTTGATGATCCTAATGATAGTGCCCATTATCTTCAATGCCCAACTGAAGAAGAGTTTAATCAGTTATTAAATGACATTTGGTGGTATCAAATTGAAGTGGCGAAAGCATTGTATCGAGATGAAGTTACTTTAGTTAGTTCTATTTATGAAGAAATGTTACTTGAACGAGTGACGACACTATTAAGTTGGAAAATTGGGCTGAAATATGAATGGAAAATAGATTTAGGACGAAAAAAAAGATGGTTAAAACGATATTTACCTGAAAGTATATACAATGATTACTTACATTTATATCCAAATAAATGCTGTAACTCAGTATGGGATCGTTTATTTTTCATGGGTTCCTTTATTCAAAAAATAGCGATTGAAATTGCTCAAACTTTAGGCTATGATTACGATCAATCGCAAGGTGAGATAGTCACGAAGTTTTTACATCGAATTAATTCATTACCTGATAATGCGACAGAATTTAATTGAGAAAAGACATCAGTACTCAATCTGAGGAGCGTTGAGTAAAGCCTCTATCAACTTCAGACGTTAGTTATTGGATAATTTTTCGCTTAGCTTTCGTTTTCTAACTCCAGGGTTCCAATCCGTACGCCTTGCACTTTTTTAGGATTCAATCTCGATTCTTAATCATTTAACTTCTTCTAATGGTTGTTCGCGAGTTAATGAAATCGGCGATTGTTCTAATCTTTGAAACTTCAAAGTGATTAGCAGTCATACTATATGAGGTACCTGTCGTTTTCATATCGTTTAATACATTTAACTTAAATTTACCAGCGTATGTTTGTTTGTATATCACTTCTTTTTCCCCCATATCGTTTGTGTTGTCTCACCCATTCCTGAATTTGTTTCGTACTTAGGATTTTATCTTTCTGATCAAGGGAAGTATAACTTGAAGATTATTCTAAATGTTTGTCCTTTAAATTCTAAGTTATATTTCAATATAAAAATACCCCGTAACATTAGATTTTTAAGTCTAATATTTGGGGTGTAC is a window from the Turicibacter bilis genome containing:
- a CDS encoding GNAT family N-acetyltransferase is translated as MYLHTSHCHLVKNKSQNLLVDEWDQLPYPLIQPEDNLLYLEWSIILDETEKQVGTVALKQLPDMVTFKMIYHIDGEEIGLDLMEELLKLQIDYSFNSLKIQRLMIQVRAINFDMIRILRRLGMRLEEKTMIHDCALVTYTLTNYQQLPMMKMRSSSLVHSQVLQFVKNEEEIRILMQTGLRLNRNAPIDLMRDYHYRLFVNEETFLDYLNCTDWMHHFGDIVIVKKTILSKSAYLFQIQFQDGVRLDLEFISLVNLWGAVYEETLCRVILDKDGLLPPLDDPNDSAHYLQCPTEEEFNQLLNDIWWYQIEVAKALYRDEVTLVSSIYEEMLLERVTTLLSWKIGLKYEWKIDLGRKKRWLKRYLPESIYNDYLHLYPNKCCNSVWDRLFFMGSFIQKIAIEIAQTLGYDYDQSQGEIVTKFLHRINSLPDNATEFN